The following proteins come from a genomic window of Alosa sapidissima isolate fAloSap1 chromosome 20, fAloSap1.pri, whole genome shotgun sequence:
- the LOC121693966 gene encoding parathyroid hormone-like codes for MPEHWPYKNGSGAVELDWALDLRRTGPEDTEVVMMSMRVTGKMALIICLCCLCFSLRVQGQPLRKRSISEVQLMHNVREHKQVAERQDWLQVKLKNILSPSPNDSQKGQRGKHRTLISLQQHDRLT; via the exons ATGCCGGAGCACTGGCCGTATAAAAACGGCAGCGGCGCCGTGGAGCTGGACTGGGCTCTGGACCTGAGACGAACTGGACCTGAGGACACAGAG GTTGTGATGATGTCGATGCGAGTAACGGGGAAAATGGCTCTGATTATCTGCCTGTGTTGTTTGTGCTTCTCCCTGCGCGTCCAAGGACAACCTCTGAG AAAGAGGTCGATCAGCGAGGTGCAGCTGATGCATAACGTGCGAGAGCACAAGCAGGTGGCCGAACGTCAGGACTGGCTGCAGGTGAAGCTGAAGAACATCCTGTCGCCGTCGCCCAACGACTCACAGAAAGGCCAGCGGGGCAAACACCGGACCCTGATCTCTCTCCAGCAACATGACCGCCTCACATAG